The genomic segment CCGACGACGAGGTGCGTATCCTCGAGGCCCTCGCGGCTCACCAAAAGCAGCACGGCACGCTGCCGCAGCCCGACGCCCTCGTCGACGCCCTTGCAGGGAAGCTCGACAACCGGGCCTACGGCAGCAAGGAGCTCCAGGGGAAGGTCCTGGCCCTCAGGCGTCGGTACCTCGCGCTCAGCAAGAAGGGCGAGCTCCCGAGCAAGGAGCATGACCGCCGGGTGCTGGAACTTTCCAAGATGGTCTGGGAAGGCGGCGACATGGTCACCGCCGCAGCTGCCTCTGCCAAGTCTGCGAAGGCGGCAAATGGCCAGGAGCCAAAGGGGTTCGAGGAGATGTGCGATCTGTATCCGTACCTAGCGGAGCATGTGAAGGAGCTGGATGCGGCGAACCCGGGCATTTTCAAGAGGCAGTTCGGGATGATGGACGAGGATAAGGCGCGCGCCATGGACGAGAAGATCAAGAGGCAGCGGGTGGCGCAGATGAAGGTGGAGCTGCGCCGCCATGACCTGGTAAGGGAGGTGACCAAGGCCATCATCGACTTGGTCGACTGATGGGAGCGTCATGAGCTTACCTGAAACTGTACCGGTGATCACAATGTGGCGATTTGGTGGAGCAAGAAGGTTTCTGAAATTATGAGCTATAATCTGCAAATTTTGGTGTCTCGGATGGtctaaacatgagacctatgctGGAACTGCAAATTGTGCCTGGTCTTTGTAAGAATGCTTTTTTTCGTGTGGCCAGAGCATGCTAGAATTATAGCAAATTAGGGGTGTCTTTATGGTGTGAGCATGATGAGACATGTGCTGGAACTGCAAATTGTGCTGGTGGATTAAGAATGTTTTCCTGTGTGGCTAGAGAAGTACTGTACGGTAGAACTGGCAAATTGTGCTGCTGTTGCGGGAATCTTTCTTGCCACAGGTTCTATCGATTGTGTGAGGTTTTATGTATGAAACGGTCGCTGAATTTGTACTTGGTTCAGTAAAGCTTTTCTGTTGTTAGTTTTGGCAGCTCGTTTATGCAGAGGCTGGTCTTGCTGTTTTGGCTGTTTCAGGGTTTGGGTGCAGGCTGGAGTCGTGAGTCTGAATTAGATGAATTTTACCAGGGCATGGCGCTGGGTTATACTCCTCTACTTTTCTGCTGTTTAATTTAACCAGCCTTTTATACTTGCGTGACTGTTTCAGGCTTTCGCTGCAGGATTAGATGAATGTTACCAGGGCATGGCGCTGggttatactccctctgtttcaaaatagatgactcaactttgtactaattttaatacaaagttagtacaaagttgagacatctatttgaaacggagggagtactactttTCTATTGTTGGGTTATACTCCCTTTGTACACAAATATAGGATGTTTTTGTAGTTTAATTTAACGTCCtatatttgtttacagagggagtGCTACTTCTCTGCTGTTCAATTTAGAAGTAAGTATGCTGGTGCTTGAACTTGTCGTGGATGTTCATTTTAGTGGTTACAGTTGCAAATGGTTTCAAAACTTCACATGCGCGTAAGCGTAAAATGTGCTGACATACATTGTATGAAGTTTGATATATACAATGCAtagtttttttttgaggggaACATACAATGCATAGAAAGTTTTAATCTCTATTTCTAATGAAGCAGTTGGTAGTCTTGTTTTCAGATTTTTTTTCGTCCCACCTTTTATGGGTTTTTTTGTACCTCCTCTCACCTTCGCTGATTTTTTTCATCCCCTCCCCCCACTTCATCAGTTTATTTTCGCGTCACCCTCTCACGCAACGAAAGAAATCTAAACAGATCATAACTTTTCATACTGGCGCCAGTTATTTAGTAATGTAGAATCAATCATGAACAATCTCTAAAaatcaaatctaaattaattaaccttatcttaaatcactcaatcacattaattagaaaacaaatatttgatttttcagAAAAATCGCTCAATCACATTAACCGTACCTTAACTCACGGATGGTAGTCAATCTCTAAACAAAGGAAACAATACATCGAGGGAGCAGTAAATAAACTCTCTTTCTTATGACATCTATATGATCTTCCCTTTCCTCTTCGTTGTCGAGCGTTCTTAATTCTTGAGGCCGATGCTTGGGCTGCGTCACTGGTCGCAACGATGCCGGAGGACGAGGACGGCGAGGCCAGTGAAGGGGGCGAAGAAGGGCGGCTTCCCTGGGCGTGGCCCTGGGAGTTGGTGCGGTGGAAGCGGCACTTGAAGGACCCGTCGTGGGTGGCCAGCACGCAGATGCACATGGAAGCAGACCCGTGGCCCGCGCCGAACGGTGCCGACGCCAACCCGGGCCACCTCCTCCGCGTATTCTTGAAGCTGTGGCAGGCCGATTTACATGAAATTAATTCCGTCAGTTGTGGTGGCAAATATAATACACATAATCCATATTGTTTTGCACTAGCATGTGTGTGTTAAATAGATGGATTATGGCCCCGTACCTAATAAGATGgatatgtgtgtgtgttagagagagaaagggagagggggagagagtgaggaagagggagggagagagtgtgtgtgaggatttgatggTAAAAAAGATCGCCAAGGTCACTTGatatgtatgagaa from the Triticum urartu cultivar G1812 unplaced genomic scaffold, Tu2.1 TuUngrouped_contig_4898, whole genome shotgun sequence genome contains:
- the LOC125528474 gene encoding probable transcription factor At4g00610 is translated as EEEGESEEEAPPPPKLAPKQAPEGRKPQAAAETKKPAAFSRIWSTDDEVRILEALAAHQKQHGTLPQPDALVDALAGKLDNRAYGSKELQGKVLALRRRYLALSKKGELPSKEHDRRVLELSKMVWEGGDMVTAAAASAKSAKAANGQEPKGFEEMCDLYPYLAEHVKELDAANPGIFKRQFGMMDEDKARAMDEKIKRQRVAQMKVELRRHDLVREVTKAIIDLVD